A region of Alkalidesulfovibrio alkalitolerans DSM 16529 DNA encodes the following proteins:
- a CDS encoding YicC/YloC family endoribonuclease, translating to MTLSMTGFGRAEVSTDSWTVTFEVKSVNSRYLDMKWRTPYALRGLEGEWERIVRAKASRGRLECTCHVRVSKAETLGVAFNEAQAAAMLDRLTEFARARSLPFTPDLNRLLAVQNLWQDELAEPDPALAADAAKALDAALDAWNRDREREGTALSKDLASRFATLGEIKDKIAARASALPAEKLAVLRERLATLLSGSGIELAEERLCQEAAVMADRLDVSEEMTRLDTHISRLSQVLEKDGEVGKRLDFLLQEAFREINTTGNKAQDPEISRLVVEFKAELEKCREQVQNIE from the coding sequence ATGACGCTGAGCATGACCGGCTTTGGCCGCGCCGAGGTTTCGACCGACTCCTGGACTGTGACCTTCGAAGTCAAGAGCGTCAACAGCCGCTATCTGGACATGAAGTGGCGCACCCCCTACGCCCTGCGCGGCCTGGAAGGCGAATGGGAGCGCATCGTGCGCGCCAAGGCCTCACGCGGACGCCTGGAGTGCACCTGCCACGTGCGCGTCTCCAAGGCCGAGACCCTTGGGGTGGCCTTCAACGAGGCCCAGGCCGCCGCCATGCTGGACCGCCTGACCGAATTCGCCCGCGCCCGCTCCCTGCCCTTCACGCCCGACCTGAACCGGCTGCTCGCGGTGCAAAACCTGTGGCAGGACGAACTGGCCGAGCCCGATCCCGCCCTTGCGGCCGACGCCGCCAAGGCGCTGGACGCCGCGCTTGACGCCTGGAACCGCGACCGCGAGCGCGAGGGGACCGCCCTGTCCAAGGACCTCGCCTCCCGTTTCGCGACCCTTGGGGAGATCAAGGACAAGATCGCCGCGCGCGCCTCGGCCCTGCCCGCCGAAAAGCTCGCCGTGCTTCGCGAGCGCCTGGCCACGCTCCTTTCTGGAAGCGGCATCGAGCTTGCCGAGGAGCGGCTATGCCAGGAGGCGGCGGTCATGGCCGACCGGCTCGACGTCTCCGAAGAGATGACGCGCCTCGATACGCACATCTCGCGACTCTCACAGGTCCTGGAAAAGGACGGTGAGGTCGGCAAGCGGCTCGATTTCCTGCTCCAGGAAGCCTTCCGCGAAATCAACACCACCGGCAACAAGGCTCAGGACCCCGAAATCTCGCGCCTTGTGGTGGAGTTCAAGGCCGAACTTGAGAAATGCCGCGAGCAGGTGCAAAATATTGAATAA
- a CDS encoding tetratricopeptide repeat protein: MRKNARTIVLTALVVAVSALVGCGSYMQGNMALRSGDPEEAIRQYRQVLAENPGNVLARNRLGLALIWAGRPAEAQGELGEMLARDPDDWTANYYLAGARACQGDVSGAYASLDAMSGRFVYLMIREMQDNAARLFAGRPSCPETAKGLWDIQQTAQENQRQREFREQRSSR, from the coding sequence ATGAGAAAGAACGCCAGAACCATCGTCCTGACGGCGCTTGTCGTAGCAGTGTCCGCCCTGGTGGGGTGCGGTTCATACATGCAGGGCAACATGGCCTTGCGTTCCGGGGACCCGGAGGAGGCCATCCGGCAGTACCGGCAGGTTCTTGCCGAGAATCCCGGAAACGTCTTGGCCAGGAACCGGCTTGGTCTGGCCCTGATCTGGGCGGGTAGGCCCGCCGAGGCGCAGGGCGAGCTTGGCGAGATGCTTGCGCGCGACCCCGACGACTGGACGGCGAACTACTACCTTGCCGGAGCCAGGGCCTGCCAGGGGGACGTATCTGGAGCCTATGCCTCGCTCGACGCCATGAGCGGCAGGTTCGTCTATCTGATGATCCGCGAAATGCAGGACAACGCCGCGAGGCTGTTCGCCGGGCGGCCTTCATGCCCGGAAACGGCGAAGGGGCTTTGGGATATCCAGCAGACGGCTCAGGAGAACCAGCGTCAGCGTGAATTCAGGGAGCAGCGCAGCAGCCGGTGA
- the gmk gene encoding guanylate kinase — protein sequence MTQRPKGSLFVLCAPSGTGKSTLVRRLTAEFANIRFSVSWTTRAPRPGEVHGRDYVFAAKEDFLRKVEQGFFAEWAEVHGNCYGTPLEFTRELAQQGFDVLFDIDVQGARQLKASLPEACYVFLLPPSRAALEARLRGRGTDDEATIQKRLRNAGGELTAADMFDHWIVNDDIETAYDGLRAVYLAKKLSPASDPDLVSRLLAQWKEA from the coding sequence ATGACGCAGCGCCCCAAAGGCTCCCTGTTCGTCCTGTGCGCGCCCTCGGGAACGGGCAAGAGCACCCTCGTGCGCCGCCTGACGGCGGAGTTCGCGAACATCCGCTTCTCCGTCTCGTGGACCACCCGCGCCCCGCGTCCCGGCGAGGTTCACGGCCGCGACTACGTCTTCGCGGCCAAGGAGGACTTCCTGCGCAAGGTCGAGCAGGGGTTCTTCGCCGAGTGGGCCGAGGTGCACGGCAACTGCTACGGCACGCCACTCGAATTCACCCGCGAGTTGGCGCAGCAGGGCTTCGACGTCCTCTTCGACATAGACGTGCAAGGCGCGCGGCAGCTCAAGGCGAGTCTGCCCGAAGCCTGTTACGTCTTCCTTCTGCCGCCCTCTCGCGCCGCGCTGGAAGCGCGCCTGCGCGGCCGGGGCACGGACGACGAGGCGACGATCCAGAAACGACTGCGAAACGCCGGAGGCGAGCTCACGGCCGCGGACATGTTTGACCACTGGATCGTCAACGACGACATCGAAACGGCTTACGACGGTCTGCGCGCCGTGTATCTGGCCAAAAAGCTCTCACCAGCCTCCGACCCCGATCTCGTGTCCAGGCTGCTCGCGCAGTGGAAGGAGGCATAG
- a CDS encoding MiaB/RimO family radical SAM methylthiotransferase: protein MKSEPIFDLGTAESFCLLTLGCKINQYETQALREAWTTRGLTERTDARQADVVVINACAVTSKASADVRAAVRGTHRANPEARIVVVGCVASDDRELLEALPGVCAVLSQRAKAALAGIFEASSPFPPLSISDYPRARAVLKVQDGCSHGCSYCIVPSTRGTAVSRPARDVVAEARRLLDAGFREITLSGVNLRLYGSDLGENIDFWGLVRLIERELAPEWAGRARLRLSSLDPAQLTDQGLETLAESRLLCPHLHLSLQSLAPGVLARMRRGHYGPATIFRFLERLSGIWPVFGLGADFICGFPGETEAEAETTREAMAALPLTYAHVFPYSPRPRTSAAAMPNQVDEAVKKARAKELRTLAGRKAHAFARRLTRLDSLAVVLEDDEPWRGRCEYYVECRFDAAPEEAARRALVNARPISARQTRLDVAQSDAAGCDSPKSAAFTPGGL from the coding sequence ATGAAGAGTGAACCCATTTTCGATCTCGGCACAGCCGAAAGCTTCTGTCTTCTCACCTTGGGCTGCAAGATCAACCAATACGAGACCCAGGCCCTGCGCGAAGCATGGACAACCAGGGGATTGACGGAACGAACGGACGCAAGGCAGGCCGACGTCGTCGTGATCAACGCCTGCGCCGTGACCTCCAAGGCCTCGGCCGACGTGCGCGCCGCCGTGCGCGGAACGCATCGCGCCAATCCGGAGGCGCGCATCGTTGTCGTTGGCTGCGTGGCCAGCGATGACCGCGAACTCCTGGAAGCCCTGCCCGGCGTGTGCGCGGTGCTTTCGCAGCGCGCCAAGGCGGCCCTGGCCGGGATTTTTGAAGCTTCCTCCCCGTTCCCGCCTCTGTCCATCTCCGACTATCCCCGCGCCAGGGCCGTGCTCAAGGTCCAGGACGGCTGCTCGCACGGCTGCTCCTACTGTATCGTGCCCTCCACGCGCGGCACGGCCGTCTCGCGTCCGGCACGAGATGTCGTAGCCGAGGCAAGGCGCCTGCTCGACGCTGGATTTCGCGAGATCACGCTCTCGGGCGTCAACCTGCGCCTGTACGGCTCGGATCTCGGCGAAAACATCGATTTCTGGGGGCTCGTGCGCCTTATCGAGCGCGAGCTTGCCCCCGAATGGGCGGGCCGTGCGCGCCTTCGCCTCTCGTCGCTCGACCCCGCGCAGCTCACGGACCAGGGCCTGGAAACCCTGGCTGAAAGCCGCCTGCTGTGCCCGCATCTGCACCTCTCGCTGCAAAGCCTCGCGCCCGGCGTGCTCGCCCGCATGCGCCGTGGGCACTACGGACCCGCCACGATCTTCCGCTTCCTCGAACGACTCTCGGGCATCTGGCCGGTCTTCGGGCTGGGCGCGGACTTCATCTGCGGCTTTCCCGGCGAAACCGAAGCCGAGGCCGAGACAACGCGCGAAGCCATGGCAGCCCTGCCCCTGACTTACGCCCACGTCTTCCCCTACTCGCCCAGGCCCCGGACCTCGGCTGCCGCCATGCCGAACCAGGTGGACGAGGCCGTGAAAAAGGCGCGCGCCAAGGAATTGCGCACCCTGGCTGGCCGAAAGGCTCATGCCTTCGCCCGCCGTCTGACCCGGCTCGATTCGCTTGCCGTGGTGCTGGAAGACGACGAACCCTGGCGTGGACGGTGCGAATACTATGTCGAGTGCCGCTTCGACGCCGCGCCCGAAGAGGCGGCGCGCCGGGCTCTGGTGAACGCCCGGCCCATATCCGCGCGGCAGACGCGCCTCGACGTGGCGCAGAGCGACGCTGCCGGGTGCGATTCCCCGAAGTCTGCGGCATTTACGCCCGGCGGCCTTTGA
- the pyrF gene encoding orotidine-5'-phosphate decarboxylase, whose amino-acid sequence MAELVVALDYPEAEPALDLARKLVGIAPWVKVGLELFVAEGPDVLSRFRDLGFKVFCDLKLHDIPATVRGATRSAARAGADMLTLHASGGERMLAAAREGRDEAGTDNGPLLMAVTVLTSLDASDMAGILAKSPAEMVLDLAVKAYRVGLDGVVCSPLEAAAVKAATDRAFKCLTPGIRLSDAKVDDQRRTASPSEAVAAGADFLVVGRPITATKDPVAAARSIREAMAQNAP is encoded by the coding sequence ATGGCCGAACTCGTCGTGGCCCTGGACTATCCCGAAGCGGAACCGGCCCTTGACTTGGCCCGGAAGCTCGTCGGCATCGCGCCTTGGGTCAAGGTCGGCCTCGAACTCTTCGTGGCAGAAGGGCCAGACGTCCTTTCCCGCTTCCGCGACCTGGGCTTCAAGGTCTTTTGCGATCTGAAGCTGCACGACATTCCGGCCACGGTGCGAGGCGCCACGCGCTCCGCAGCGCGGGCCGGGGCCGACATGCTGACCCTGCACGCCTCGGGCGGCGAACGCATGCTCGCGGCCGCGCGCGAGGGCCGCGACGAGGCCGGGACGGACAACGGCCCGCTACTCATGGCCGTAACCGTCCTGACCAGCCTGGATGCCTCGGACATGGCCGGAATTCTTGCCAAATCACCGGCGGAGATGGTCCTTGACCTGGCCGTCAAAGCCTATAGGGTCGGGCTGGACGGGGTGGTCTGCTCGCCCCTTGAAGCCGCTGCCGTCAAGGCGGCCACCGACCGCGCCTTCAAATGCCTGACGCCGGGCATCCGTCTTTCGGACGCGAAAGTCGACGATCAGCGCCGCACGGCCTCTCCGTCGGAAGCGGTGGCAGCGGGAGCGGATTTCCTGGTCGTGGGCAGACCCATCACGGCCACCAAAGATCCCGTCGCGGCCGCGCGGAGCATTCGCGAGGCCATGGCGCAAAATGCACCTTGA
- a CDS encoding tetratricopeptide repeat protein, with product MDFSYVPPKKSARPKSADKAEKAQTGRDEAIAGVFSTQSVARMGTGASQRRTIQKTYWFAKQTGPKIIEVQPLNRSSVPAGPKREVPLDEFLEKFAPEPEFYVSTVYPKMQELQKTVVRGEKHRAHGELYAAEFEFGHALKVDEENVRANFGLGLTYMDRGEKNKANDIFERLVKLDATFDTQHKHLFNDFGISLRKNQMYDQALAYYRRAVELTQDDENLWMNLARACYEKGDIAQCVEHLRKAIEINPSLDEARQFWDFLVRKEHVRDAYPGKAQPKRPASENSDRADADTPPEA from the coding sequence ATGGATTTCAGCTACGTCCCTCCCAAGAAAAGTGCGAGGCCAAAATCGGCCGACAAGGCCGAAAAAGCCCAAACCGGACGCGACGAGGCCATCGCGGGCGTCTTCTCCACGCAGTCCGTGGCCCGCATGGGAACCGGCGCCTCCCAACGCCGCACCATCCAGAAGACCTACTGGTTTGCAAAGCAGACCGGCCCGAAAATCATCGAAGTCCAGCCGCTGAACCGCAGCTCCGTTCCGGCCGGTCCCAAACGCGAGGTACCGTTGGACGAATTTCTGGAAAAATTCGCGCCGGAACCTGAATTCTACGTCTCGACTGTTTATCCGAAGATGCAGGAACTGCAGAAGACCGTGGTGCGCGGCGAAAAGCATCGCGCCCACGGCGAACTCTACGCTGCCGAGTTCGAGTTCGGCCACGCTCTCAAAGTGGACGAGGAGAACGTGCGGGCCAACTTCGGCCTGGGGCTGACCTACATGGACCGGGGCGAGAAGAACAAGGCCAACGACATCTTCGAGCGACTCGTCAAGCTCGACGCGACCTTCGATACCCAACACAAGCACCTCTTCAACGACTTCGGCATCAGCCTGCGCAAGAACCAGATGTACGACCAAGCCCTGGCCTACTACAGGCGGGCCGTGGAACTTACCCAGGACGACGAAAACCTGTGGATGAATCTTGCCCGGGCCTGCTACGAAAAAGGTGACATCGCCCAGTGCGTGGAACATTTGCGGAAGGCCATCGAGATCAACCCAAGCCTCGACGAAGCGCGACAGTTCTGGGATTTTCTGGTGCGCAAGGAACACGTGCGCGACGCATATCCCGGCAAGGCGCAGCCTAAGCGCCCCGCCTCGGAGAACAGCGATCGCGCCGACGCGGACACCCCGCCCGAGGCCTGA
- the mnmA gene encoding tRNA 2-thiouridine(34) synthase MnmA gives MRTTSPSLGSSLLKPSQKRIAVALSGGRDSLLALALLKDAGHDVLGVHGRFLDDAPGRMPHDALARDLAERCAALGADFAVLDLRDDFERLVVAPFVQAYLDGKTPNPCCLCNARLKFGLLLDKAAALGAEKIATGHYARLTHDANARAALRRGRDTGKDQSYFLSLVPSENLARAVFPLAGRLKEGVLGELSARGLPPPLPGESQDVCFVPGDDYKSFLRGQAAGLPGSGPIVLEDGTVVGRHQGLWRHTQGQRRGLGVAHTEPLYVLAKDVARNALVVGPAARAQCRTVLAANLNVLVPPAEWPEILVAKTRSRQEPAPATARIESERLVVTFATPHPLPAPGQIAALYDQEGRVLVGGIIDAFAP, from the coding sequence ATGCGCACTACGTCGCCATCACTGGGAAGTTCACTCCTGAAACCGTCCCAAAAGCGCATCGCCGTCGCGTTATCCGGAGGCCGCGACAGCCTCCTTGCCCTGGCCCTGCTCAAGGATGCGGGCCACGACGTGCTGGGCGTGCACGGCCGCTTTCTGGACGACGCGCCGGGCCGCATGCCCCACGACGCCCTGGCCCGCGACCTGGCCGAGCGTTGCGCCGCCCTGGGCGCGGACTTCGCGGTCCTCGACCTTAGGGACGACTTCGAACGCCTCGTGGTCGCGCCCTTCGTGCAGGCCTACCTGGACGGAAAGACCCCCAATCCCTGCTGCCTGTGCAACGCGCGCCTGAAGTTCGGGCTTCTGTTGGACAAGGCGGCCGCCCTGGGCGCGGAGAAAATCGCCACCGGCCACTACGCGCGCCTGACGCACGACGCCAACGCCCGCGCGGCGCTTAGGCGCGGCCGCGACACAGGCAAGGACCAGAGCTACTTCCTGTCCCTGGTGCCGTCCGAAAACCTGGCGCGGGCGGTCTTTCCCCTGGCCGGACGGCTGAAGGAAGGCGTGCTCGGCGAGCTATCCGCGCGCGGCCTGCCTCCACCCCTGCCCGGCGAGAGCCAGGACGTCTGCTTCGTGCCCGGCGACGACTACAAATCCTTCCTGCGCGGCCAAGCGGCCGGACTGCCCGGCTCCGGGCCCATCGTCCTCGAAGACGGAACCGTCGTGGGCCGCCATCAGGGCCTGTGGCGGCACACCCAGGGCCAGCGCAGGGGACTTGGCGTGGCCCACACCGAGCCGCTCTACGTGCTCGCCAAGGACGTCGCGAGGAACGCGCTTGTGGTCGGCCCGGCGGCCAGGGCGCAATGCCGCACGGTCCTGGCCGCGAACCTGAACGTGCTCGTCCCCCCCGCCGAGTGGCCAGAAATCCTCGTCGCCAAAACCCGCTCGCGTCAGGAGCCCGCGCCTGCTACAGCACGCATCGAGAGCGAACGCCTCGTCGTCACCTTCGCCACGCCGCACCCGCTGCCCGCGCCAGGCCAGATCGCCGCCCTCTATGATCAGGAAGGCCGCGTATTGGTCGGAGGCATTATTGACGCATTTGCTCCATGA
- the recJ gene encoding single-stranded-DNA-specific exonuclease RecJ, with protein MILRKRWHYRIPGGDAPVETRNMADNLALAGALGVSPLVVRLLRGRGLSSADEMDVFLNPGLRHLASPGDYPGMDQAAAVLAQGLAEGRTLCVWGDYDVDGVTSTALVLDFLESRGIAARHYIPPRQEGYGLNQEQLERLAAEGVSLLLTVDCGISAVEEIARARELGMLVVVSDHHLPPETLPDAHAVCDPKLGPCPCENLAGVGVAFLLMATLNRLLPGEPTDMRRLLDLVALGTLADIVDLTGQNRVLVKNGLLLLKQATRPGIFALKEAAGIAPTDPMTADQVVFTLAPRINAAGRVGLAEDALSLLRAPDRDTARPYAAALNALNVKRRGEEDAIFDDAFAQATALSERPGLVVAGEDWHPGVVGIVASRLVDRFYKPTLVLTRDDGDYKGSGRSTEEFDLYAGLAACAEVIEHFGGHRQAAGLKVRADRLDDLRRAFDTAVLDQLGPTPPGPRLALDMVLPFADITHTLLRELQMLEPYGQGNPEPVFASARVLLEGMSPFGRDLAHLKLLLRDIETQVALRANAWRMASVIPRSMAGKTVRAAYQPRINTWKGVPNIELQLRDIMLD; from the coding sequence ATGATCCTCCGCAAACGCTGGCACTACAGAATCCCCGGAGGCGACGCGCCGGTCGAAACCCGGAATATGGCGGACAACCTCGCCCTCGCCGGGGCTCTCGGCGTATCCCCGCTCGTCGTGCGCCTGCTTCGGGGACGGGGCCTTTCCTCGGCCGACGAGATGGACGTCTTTCTCAATCCGGGGCTCCGCCATCTTGCCTCGCCGGGCGATTATCCCGGCATGGATCAGGCGGCGGCCGTCCTTGCGCAAGGGCTGGCCGAAGGTCGCACCCTCTGCGTCTGGGGCGACTACGACGTGGACGGCGTGACATCCACGGCTTTGGTGCTGGATTTTCTCGAATCCCGGGGCATCGCGGCCCGGCATTACATCCCGCCGCGCCAGGAAGGCTACGGCCTGAACCAGGAGCAATTGGAGCGGCTGGCCGCCGAGGGCGTGTCGCTGCTCCTGACAGTGGACTGCGGCATATCGGCGGTTGAGGAAATCGCCAGGGCGCGCGAACTGGGCATGCTGGTGGTCGTGAGCGACCATCATCTGCCGCCCGAAACGCTTCCCGACGCCCATGCCGTCTGCGACCCAAAGCTCGGCCCGTGCCCTTGCGAGAATCTGGCAGGCGTGGGCGTGGCCTTCCTGCTCATGGCCACCCTGAACCGCCTCTTGCCGGGCGAACCCACGGACATGCGACGCCTTCTCGACCTTGTGGCGCTCGGCACGCTGGCCGACATCGTGGACCTGACCGGGCAGAACCGAGTGCTGGTCAAGAACGGCCTGCTGCTCCTCAAGCAAGCCACACGGCCCGGCATCTTCGCCCTCAAGGAAGCGGCGGGCATCGCCCCGACCGATCCCATGACCGCCGACCAGGTCGTCTTCACCCTTGCGCCGCGCATCAATGCCGCCGGGCGGGTGGGATTGGCCGAAGACGCGCTCTCGCTGCTCCGCGCGCCCGACCGCGACACGGCTCGGCCCTACGCCGCCGCCCTGAACGCGTTGAACGTCAAACGGCGCGGCGAAGAGGACGCCATCTTCGATGACGCCTTTGCCCAGGCCACCGCCCTTTCCGAGCGTCCAGGCCTGGTGGTCGCGGGCGAGGACTGGCATCCCGGCGTGGTCGGCATCGTAGCTTCACGCCTCGTGGACCGCTTCTACAAGCCCACACTGGTACTGACCCGCGACGACGGAGATTACAAGGGCTCGGGCCGGTCAACCGAGGAATTCGATTTGTACGCGGGCCTTGCCGCCTGCGCCGAGGTGATCGAGCATTTCGGCGGACACCGTCAGGCAGCGGGACTGAAAGTCAGGGCCGACCGCCTCGACGACCTGCGCCGGGCCTTCGACACGGCCGTGCTCGACCAGCTTGGCCCCACGCCGCCGGGACCGCGTCTGGCCCTGGACATGGTGCTGCCCTTCGCGGACATCACCCACACCCTGCTGCGCGAACTCCAGATGCTCGAACCTTACGGCCAGGGCAACCCTGAGCCGGTCTTCGCCTCGGCACGCGTGCTGCTCGAAGGCATGTCACCCTTCGGCCGCGATCTCGCCCATCTCAAGCTCCTGCTGCGCGACATCGAAACACAGGTGGCCTTGCGAGCCAACGCCTGGCGCATGGCCTCGGTCATTCCCCGCTCCATGGCGGGCAAAACCGTGCGCGCAGCCTACCAGCCGCGCATCAACACCTGGAAGGGCGTGCCGAACATCGAGCTGCAACTGCGCGACATCATGCTCGACTGA
- a CDS encoding tetratricopeptide repeat protein translates to MNERIAIRILVVWLTLTMLTPLLGCRVGVFAGGGSGGVGGGVGVEQDVLPSPGRSEAEAGRLLIEKGEYEVAAASLERTHAENPKDWRAQYYLGLAYIGLDRRDEGFELVKTIVIPFAYYMKREIVCTAEYVEEKDMPGPEAIKAMLDYLAVSEQRQRVRDRPLRGNPDLEYKCPPFLYPAF, encoded by the coding sequence ATGAACGAGCGGATTGCAATCAGGATTTTGGTGGTCTGGCTTACCCTGACCATGCTCACGCCCCTTCTGGGTTGCCGGGTAGGCGTCTTCGCTGGAGGCGGCTCGGGCGGTGTCGGAGGAGGTGTCGGTGTGGAGCAAGACGTTTTGCCCTCTCCCGGCCGCAGTGAAGCCGAGGCAGGGCGGCTGCTCATCGAGAAGGGAGAGTACGAGGTCGCTGCCGCGAGCCTCGAGCGCACCCACGCCGAAAACCCCAAGGACTGGCGCGCGCAGTACTATCTCGGTCTGGCCTACATCGGTCTGGACCGCCGGGATGAAGGATTCGAACTGGTCAAGACCATCGTCATCCCCTTCGCCTATTACATGAAACGTGAGATCGTCTGCACGGCGGAGTACGTGGAGGAAAAGGACATGCCCGGTCCCGAGGCGATTAAGGCCATGCTCGATTACCTGGCTGTCTCGGAGCAGCGGCAACGGGTGCGCGATCGCCCCCTGCGGGGAAATCCTGACCTTGAATACAAGTGTCCTCCTTTCCTCTATCCGGCTTTTTGA
- a CDS encoding HDOD domain-containing protein: MDIERGTAFLSRIADTRHDLPYSPSLLQRLFVQTKDGSLASLGQIAETISPDQGLTARLLAVANSAFYGLQSQVTSVQRAATVLGIKEIRTIVLALGVHGLTKGHQLPEDFDLVAYWTHQLAVAQTARLMAKGLAAVDADNIFTSGLLHDLGKMLIAMHAPKDWVAIGYLRAQKNLPHFKAEDEWWGVEHGVVGALVLRSWNLPAELHEPVNWHHAPLAAPEFRTEAKLLCLADLVVNEAMQTAPVNPKAVEALCASLELDTKKVRAMALQAVGDEGLAHFISEVLRAA; the protein is encoded by the coding sequence ATGGACATTGAACGCGGAACGGCCTTCCTGAGCAGAATCGCGGACACCCGCCACGATCTGCCATATTCGCCGTCGCTTCTGCAGCGCCTTTTCGTCCAGACCAAGGACGGCTCCCTGGCGTCGCTCGGGCAGATCGCCGAGACCATCTCCCCGGACCAGGGCCTCACGGCGCGACTTCTGGCCGTGGCCAACTCCGCCTTCTACGGCCTGCAGTCGCAAGTCACCTCGGTGCAGCGGGCCGCCACGGTGCTCGGCATCAAGGAAATCAGGACCATCGTCCTTGCCCTCGGGGTACACGGTCTGACCAAAGGCCACCAACTTCCCGAGGACTTCGACCTCGTGGCCTATTGGACGCACCAACTCGCCGTGGCCCAGACCGCGCGCCTCATGGCCAAGGGACTCGCTGCCGTCGATGCGGACAACATATTCACCTCGGGCCTCCTGCACGATCTGGGCAAAATGCTCATCGCCATGCACGCCCCAAAAGACTGGGTGGCCATCGGCTACCTTCGCGCACAGAAGAATCTGCCGCACTTCAAGGCCGAGGACGAATGGTGGGGCGTGGAGCACGGTGTGGTCGGAGCCCTGGTCCTCCGCTCCTGGAACCTGCCCGCCGAACTGCACGAGCCGGTAAACTGGCACCACGCGCCCCTGGCCGCTCCGGAATTCCGCACCGAAGCGAAGCTATTGTGCCTGGCCGATCTCGTGGTCAACGAAGCCATGCAGACGGCCCCGGTCAATCCCAAGGCCGTTGAGGCGCTGTGCGCTTCGCTCGAACTCGACACCAAGAAGGTGCGCGCCATGGCCCTTCAAGCGGTGGGCGACGAGGGGCTCGCACACTTCATCTCCGAGGTCCTGCGCGCCGCATGA
- a CDS encoding DUF370 domain-containing protein: MSKQGLLNVGFGNYVISSRVVAIVTPTSSPMKRLREDAKADGRLIDATQGRKTRSIVITDSGHVVLSAIQAETISQRFGLDGEETA, encoded by the coding sequence ATGTCGAAACAAGGACTGCTGAACGTCGGATTCGGCAACTACGTCATTTCCTCGCGCGTGGTGGCCATCGTCACGCCCACGTCCTCGCCCATGAAGCGATTGCGCGAGGACGCCAAGGCGGACGGCAGGCTCATCGACGCCACGCAGGGACGCAAAACGCGCTCCATCGTGATCACCGATTCGGGACATGTGGTGCTCTCGGCCATCCAGGCCGAAACGATCAGCCAGCGCTTCGGCCTGGACGGGGAGGAAACGGCATGA